A single Hippocampus zosterae strain Florida chromosome 17, ASM2543408v3, whole genome shotgun sequence DNA region contains:
- the mief1 gene encoding mitochondrial dynamics protein MID51, with protein sequence MAGVSGDRKGKKDDNGIGAAIDFMLSNAKLVLGVGGAAMLGIATLAVKRMYDRAISAPTSPTKMEQKGKQSWEEPAWVGSSPRVLNHDMKATMSRSLQSLPTASNSFEPDYLRRAVGRAAVKGSGPTQSDLLRARMRLSLQERLWDFYQHDVDIPAEEQAVARKAALDICAELRVFLHAKLPDMPLREMYLSGSLYDDLQVVTADHAQLMVPLILEKNLWSSIPGEDTIMNVPGFWLVRRENLEYFPRNSSYWDRCMVGGYLSPKSVLEVFDKLVGTINWPAIGSVLDYVIRPVVPSETLTLEVQYETDRKLSVDFLPLLVMEDGTSLIAKPHRLAAERHENLWRQSFRVAETARLRALDQEDGGYRCACLKVAKAACKLNPALNRLNASQLTNAILLLSEKQTNWTHEALADNFLQLVKALVGYLEAGRLPCALSPRVNLFCELTEQEVDELGYTLYCALSEPESLLVTGETQLPHLS encoded by the exons ATGGCCGGAGTGAGTGGAGACCGTAAAGGGAAGAAAGATGACAATGGCATCGGCGCAGCCATCGACTTCATGCTTTCCAACGCAAAGCTTGTTTTGGGAGTTGGCGGAGCAGCCATGCTGGGCATCGCAACGCTTGCTGTCAAAAGA ATGTATGACCGTGCCATCAGCGCTCCAACCAGTCCCACCAAGATGGagcagaaaggaaaacaaagctGGGAGGAGCCAGCCTGGGTGGGTTCGTCGCCGCGGGTTCTGAACCACGACATGAAGGCCACCATGAGCAGGTCGCTGCAGTCCCTGCCCACCGCTTCAAATTCCTTTGAGCCAG ACTATCTGCGGAGGGCTGTGGGTCGAGCCGCTGTGAAAGGGAGCGGCCCGACTCAGTCCGACCTGCTCCGCGCTCGGATGCGCCTCTCCCTGCAAGAGCGTCTGTGGGATTTCTACCAGCACGACGTGGACATTCCCGCTGAGGAGCAGGCTGTGGCCCGGAAGGCGGCGTTGGACATCTGCGCCGAGCTTCGAGTGTTCCTCCACGCCAAACTTCCCGACATGCCGCTCCGAGAGATGTACTTGAGCGGCAGCCTTTATGATGACTTGCAG GTGGTGACGGCAGACCACGCGCAACTGATGGTGCCTCTAATTCTGGAGAAAAACCTGTGGTCATCTATACCAGGAGAGGACACGATCATGAACGTTCCAGGTTTCTGGTTGGTGCGCAGGGAGAATTTAGAATATTTCCCACGGAACAGCAGCTACTGGGACCGCTGCATGGTGGGAGGTTACCTCTCCCCAAAATCAGTCCTTGAGGTGTTTGACAAGCTGGTGGGTACGATCAACTGGCCCGCTATCGGCAGCGTCCTGGACTACGTGATTCGTCCTGTGGTCCCGTCCGAAACACTGACCTTGGAGGTGCAGTACGAGACGGACCGAAAGCTTTCCGTGGACTTTTTGCCATTACTGGTAATGGAGGACGGGACTTCTCTTATAGCCAAACCGCATCGGCTTGCCGCAGAGCGCCACGAAAACCTGTGGCGGCAGAGTTTCAGAGTGGCAGAAACGGCGCGGCTCCGAGCCTTGGATCAAGAAGATGGAGGCTACCGATGCGCCTGCCTCAAAGTGGCCAAGGCCGCGTGCAAGCTCAATCCCGCTCTCAACCGGCTGAATGCCAGCCAGCTCACCAACGCCATCTTGCTGCTAAGCGAAAAGCAAACCAACTGGACCCACGAGGCACTGGCCGACAACTTCCTACAGCTGGTAAAGGCTCTTGTGGGTTACCTGGAGGCGGGGCGACTGCCCTGCGCCCTCAGCCCAAGAGTGAACTTATTCTGTGAACTGACTGAGCAGGAAGTGGATGAGCTGGGCTACACGCTCTACTGCGCGCTTTCGGAACCCGAATCACTTCTGGTGACTGGAGAGACGCAGCTTCCGCATCTCTCCTAA
- the LOC127590382 gene encoding uncharacterized protein LOC127590382 — MMRSSTIPHAAVSVNNYADCRRFRPVRPPLPEPPMGIYVDAIHPKMVVNECNRASITEAPTKPAAMYEREPPRPPPPRPPLPNNRQISVQQKSERGQGSLPRQDNIISLPCADEPLYMEIEEALYLEILPGNDVTFQAQETSRPQIGMQSQRDFKFNSSQYSNAQKQDIQELLEWMRTVSKASRLTPSLHELSKEEEIRVFNQRALNTKQALCLFHLLMTQRSQRLQGYILDFNSISDLLDKETKTTKTMGIAGGTTGAVGGVAAMVGIALAPATMGASLVVTAVGVGMVGVAGGMGVHASKPNKKIGDGSMIKKLVYDYKLHVADIEQCLDFVLCELTEVQRHDLVRLQQAGVPPDALTIADEMQSLLNNIKNDRNALYTRGMSSDRLLHVFAAEVDRYFKEKNGQKRLKKSAKGRLSERIQLLARNLEKELDYLNFVWKLMRHMFNNQKNTL; from the exons ATGATGAGGTCCTCCACCATTCCACATGCTGCAGTATCTGTG AACAACTACGCTGACTGTAGGAGGTTTCGTCCTGTTCGTCCTCCACTTCCAGAGCCACCAATGGGCATTTATGTGGATGCCATTCATCCCAAAATGGTAGTCAATGAATGTAACCGAGCTTCAATTACCGAGGCACCTACAAAG CCTGCAGCCATGTATGAAAGAGAACCGCCTCGTCCTCCTCCACCTCGACCGCCTCTACCCAACAACAGGCAAATTTCGGTTCAGCAGAAATCTGAGCGGGGCCAAGGCTCCCTACCCAGACAAGATAAT ATCATATCCCTCCCATGTGCAGATGAGCCGCTATATATGGAAATAGAGGAGGCTCTATATCTGGAAATTCTGCCAGGAAATGATGTCACA TTTCAGGCACAAGAGACATCAAGACCTCAAATTGGAATGCAGAGCCAAAGAGACTTCAAGTTCAATTCTTCTCAATATTCCAATGCACAAAAACAG GATATCCAGGAGCTGCTTGAATGGATGCGAACAGTTTCAA AAGCGTCGCGCTTGACTCCATCGTTGCATGAACTCAGTAAAGAGGAGGAAATAAG GGTCTTCAATCAAAGAGCTTTGAACACAAAACAGGCTCTTTGTCTTTTCCACCTTCTCATGACACAGCGCAGTCAACGTCTGCAAGGCTATATTTTAGACTTTAATTCTATCTCTGACCTTCTGGACAAAGAGACGAAGACGACCAAAACTATGGGCATTGCTGGAGGCACCACTGGTGCAGTGGGAGGAGTGGCCGCAATGGTTGGTATAGCCTTGGCACCCGCAACCATGGGCGCATCGCTGGTCGTTACTGCTGTCGGTGTTGGTATGGTGGGAGTTGCAGGAGGAATGGGTGTTCATGCTTCTAAGCCCAACAAGAAGATTGGAGACGGGAGCATGATTAAGAAACTTGTCTATGATTACAAGTTACATGTTGCTGATATAGAACAGTGTCTGGATTTTGTCCTCTGTGAGCTAACGGAGGTTCAAAGGCACGATCTTGTGCGGTTACAGCAGGCTGGGGTTCCACCTGACGCATTGACAATTGCTGATGAAATGCAGTCTTTACTAAATAACATCAAGAATGATAGAAATGCTTTGTACACACGTGGAATGTCTTCTGACAGGCTGCTCCATGTCTTTGCTGCAGAAGTGGATCGATATTTTAAGGAAAAGAATGGTCAGAAAAGGCTAAAGAAGTCCGCGAAGGGCAGACTCTCAGAAAGAATTCAACTGCTAGCTCGAAATCTTGAGAAGGAGCTTGACTATCTGAATTTTGTGTGGAAATTGATGAGACATATgttcaacaaccaaaaaaatacaCTATGA
- the atf4b gene encoding activating transcription factor 4b isoform X2 translates to MTMMTTSSLFGLEDMEAHLWGPSSPMADAMGSAAFHPDQEDHRKGGQTSMDGVTSPVSPFSSSFLSSSSPHPFYTPPRSPPAVLQGKTETSSDPLPFPWLAHSGQLGDAEVVVSADGKDVFGDLDWMAERVDLSDFDLDSLIGTSSTNEESPSDPDDLLASLDCPIELDSFPIPILSSLAPPSPDISHSPSVGSDPVISSAETASHDDACDVPSPDSSTPEPQEELEIKSESTSADSPSPPSPYDDSSPSSAYTLDLGSEVDVPMDEVVAAVIPPVQRVVLSLSPTRIVLVLAPKNDVCAHSTGSTRSNVNHSSPPASPQTRSSRTQPYPNPKQKYKPHLPTVKVKPYPGSDERETLKAPKNKKLKKMEQNKTAATRYRQKKRAEQDLLLTEHSLLERKNVELKEKAESMAREIEYLKELMEEVRLARLKSGH, encoded by the exons ATGACCATGATGACGACAAGCTCACTGTTTGGCCTGGAAGACATGGAGGCCCATCTGTGGGGGCCTTCCTCTCCCATGGCTGACGCCATGGGCTCAGCTGCATTTCACCCTGACCAAGAGGACCATCGCAAAGGAGGACAAACCTCAATGGATGGAGTCACATCACCAGTGTCACCATTCAGCTCCTCATTTCTGTCTTCTTCCTCTCCCCATCCCTTCTATACACCCCCTCGTTCACCGCCAGCTGTCCTCCAAGGAAAAACTGAAACTTCATCCGATCCGCTTCCATTCCCCTGGTTGGCCCACTCTGGGCAGTTGGGAGATGCTGAGGTGGTGGTCTCAGCTGACGGCAAAG ATGTGTTTGGTGACCTGGATTGGATGGCCGAAAGGGTGGATCTGAGTGACTTCGACCTGGACTCTCTGATAGGCACATCCAGTACTAATGAAGAGTCTCCCAGTGATCCAGATGACCTCCTGGCATCCCTTGATTGCCCCATTGAGCTTGACTCATTCCCAATCCCCATTCTGTCCAGTCTTGCTCCTCCTTCACCAGATATTTCTCACTCACCCTCTGTTGGTTCTGATCCAGTTATCTCCTCAGCGGAAACGGCATCCCACGATGATGCATGCGATGTTCCCTCCCCTGACTCCTCTACCCCAGAACCCCAAGAGGAGTTGGAAATCAAATCGGAATCAACATCTGCCGACTCCCCAAGTCCCCCCTCCCCGTATGACGACTCTTCACCCTCCTCTGCATACACCCTGGATCTAGGTAGTGAGGTGGATGTTCCCATGGATGAGGTGGTAGCTGCTGTGATACCCCCGGTCCAAAGGGTTGTGCTGTCCCTTTCACCAACTCGAATTGTCCTTGTACTGGCGCCTAAAAATGACGTGTGTGCGCACTCCACTGGTTCCACGAGGTCCAACGTGAATCATTCCTCTCCCCCGGCCTCACCCCAAACAAGGTCCTCCAGAACCCAACCATACCCAAACCCTAAACAAAAATATAAGCCCCACTTGCCCACGGTCAAAGTTAAGCCATACCCAGGTTCAGATGAAAGAGAAACTTTGAAGGCACCCAAGAACAAGAAATTAAAGAAGATGGAGCAAAATAAGACAGCAGCCACTCGCTACAGGCAGAAAAAGCGGGCAGAGCAGGATCTTCTGTTGACCGAGCACTCGCTGCTAGAGAGGAAGAATGTAGAGCTGAAAGAGAAGGCGGAATCTATGGCGAGAGAGATTGAGTACCTCAAAGAGCTAATGGAGGAAGTCCGTCTGGCAAGGTTGAAAAGTGGACATTGA
- the LOC127590386 gene encoding MIEF1 upstream open reading frame protein-like gives MGGWSSSAVLQLYRALLRAGRHLRYTDRNYYRRALAREFRRCQTLTAPEDKEEALKRGQFFLSSRLGGLM, from the coding sequence ATGGGCGGCTGGTCTAGTAGTGCTGTGCTGCAGCTGTACCGGGCGCTGCTCCGTGCAGGGCGTCACCTTCGGTATACCGACCGCAACTACTATCGCCGCGCTTTGGCTCGTGAGTTTCGGCGCTGCCAAACCCTGACGGCACCTGAAGACAAGGAAGAGGCTCTGAAGAGGGGCCAGTTCTTCCTCAGTAGCCGATTGGGTGGGCTTATGTAG
- the atf4b gene encoding activating transcription factor 4b isoform X1, with protein MTMMTTSSLFGLEDMEAHLWGPSSPMADAMGSAAFHPDQEDHRKGGQTSMDGVTSPVSPFSSSFLSSSSPHPFYTPPRSPPAVLQGKTETSSDPLPFPWLAHSGQLGDAEVVVSADGKEDVFGDLDWMAERVDLSDFDLDSLIGTSSTNEESPSDPDDLLASLDCPIELDSFPIPILSSLAPPSPDISHSPSVGSDPVISSAETASHDDACDVPSPDSSTPEPQEELEIKSESTSADSPSPPSPYDDSSPSSAYTLDLGSEVDVPMDEVVAAVIPPVQRVVLSLSPTRIVLVLAPKNDVCAHSTGSTRSNVNHSSPPASPQTRSSRTQPYPNPKQKYKPHLPTVKVKPYPGSDERETLKAPKNKKLKKMEQNKTAATRYRQKKRAEQDLLLTEHSLLERKNVELKEKAESMAREIEYLKELMEEVRLARLKSGH; from the exons ATGACCATGATGACGACAAGCTCACTGTTTGGCCTGGAAGACATGGAGGCCCATCTGTGGGGGCCTTCCTCTCCCATGGCTGACGCCATGGGCTCAGCTGCATTTCACCCTGACCAAGAGGACCATCGCAAAGGAGGACAAACCTCAATGGATGGAGTCACATCACCAGTGTCACCATTCAGCTCCTCATTTCTGTCTTCTTCCTCTCCCCATCCCTTCTATACACCCCCTCGTTCACCGCCAGCTGTCCTCCAAGGAAAAACTGAAACTTCATCCGATCCGCTTCCATTCCCCTGGTTGGCCCACTCTGGGCAGTTGGGAGATGCTGAGGTGGTGGTCTCAGCTGACGGCAAAG AAGATGTGTTTGGTGACCTGGATTGGATGGCCGAAAGGGTGGATCTGAGTGACTTCGACCTGGACTCTCTGATAGGCACATCCAGTACTAATGAAGAGTCTCCCAGTGATCCAGATGACCTCCTGGCATCCCTTGATTGCCCCATTGAGCTTGACTCATTCCCAATCCCCATTCTGTCCAGTCTTGCTCCTCCTTCACCAGATATTTCTCACTCACCCTCTGTTGGTTCTGATCCAGTTATCTCCTCAGCGGAAACGGCATCCCACGATGATGCATGCGATGTTCCCTCCCCTGACTCCTCTACCCCAGAACCCCAAGAGGAGTTGGAAATCAAATCGGAATCAACATCTGCCGACTCCCCAAGTCCCCCCTCCCCGTATGACGACTCTTCACCCTCCTCTGCATACACCCTGGATCTAGGTAGTGAGGTGGATGTTCCCATGGATGAGGTGGTAGCTGCTGTGATACCCCCGGTCCAAAGGGTTGTGCTGTCCCTTTCACCAACTCGAATTGTCCTTGTACTGGCGCCTAAAAATGACGTGTGTGCGCACTCCACTGGTTCCACGAGGTCCAACGTGAATCATTCCTCTCCCCCGGCCTCACCCCAAACAAGGTCCTCCAGAACCCAACCATACCCAAACCCTAAACAAAAATATAAGCCCCACTTGCCCACGGTCAAAGTTAAGCCATACCCAGGTTCAGATGAAAGAGAAACTTTGAAGGCACCCAAGAACAAGAAATTAAAGAAGATGGAGCAAAATAAGACAGCAGCCACTCGCTACAGGCAGAAAAAGCGGGCAGAGCAGGATCTTCTGTTGACCGAGCACTCGCTGCTAGAGAGGAAGAATGTAGAGCTGAAAGAGAAGGCGGAATCTATGGCGAGAGAGATTGAGTACCTCAAAGAGCTAATGGAGGAAGTCCGTCTGGCAAGGTTGAAAAGTGGACATTGA
- the napsa gene encoding napsin-A, translating to MTRLGMFYLVGTLLVTQSIAIIRVPLHKTRSLRRIINDNGMSVDQIRALAKSSGSPDSVPPPDVPVEKLTNFMDAQYFGVISIGSPPQDFTVLFDTGSSNLWVPSIHCSFFDVACWLHHRYNSKKSSTYVQNGTAFSIRYGRGSLSGFISGDTVTIAGLSVPGQQFGEAVKQPGITFAVARFDGVLGMAYPSISVANVTPVFDSAIAAKLLPQNVFSFYISRDPAAALGGELMLGGSDPQYYTGDLHYVNVTRKAYWQIEMNGVDVGTQLTLCKTGCQAIVDTGTSVMVGPVEEIRALQKAIGALPLLMGEYLIDCKKIDTLPLISFSIGGKMFNLTGEDYVMKESQMGTSICLSGFMAMDIPPPAGPLWILGDVFIRKYYTVFDRSADRVGFAPAK from the exons ATGACACGCCTGGGGATGTTCTACTTAGTCGGGACGTTGCTTGTGACACAGAGCATCGCAATTATAAG GGTACCCCTTCATAAGACCAGAAGCCTTCGCCGCATCATTAACGATAATGGGATGTCCGTGGATCAAATTCGGGCTTTGGCCAAGTCGAGCGGATCTCCTGATAGCGTTCCCCCGCCTGATGTACCCGTGGAGAAGCTGACTAACTTCATGGAT GCCCAATACTTTGGTGTGATCAGTATCGGCTCCCCACCTCAGGACTTCACCGTGTTGTTCGACACCGGATCCTCCAACCTCTGGGTGCCCTCCATTCACTGCTCATTCTTTGACGTCGCCTGCT GGCTTCATCATCGCTACAACTCAAAGAAGTCGAGTACATACGTTCAGAACGGTACTGCCTTTTCCATCAGATATGGCCGAGGCAGCTTGTCCGGGTTTATCAGTGGAGACACGGTCACT ATAGCAGGTCTGTCAGTGCCCGGACAGCAGTTTGGTGAAGCGGTGAAGCAGCCTGGCATCACATTTGCCGTGGCCCGCTTTGATGGGGTCCTGGGGATGGCCTATCCCTCCATTTCAGTTGCCAACGTCACCCCGGTGTTTGATTCCGCCATCGCGGCCAAGCTGCTGCCACAAAACGTCTTCTCTTTTTACATTAGCAG AGACCCTGCAGCGGCGCTGGGAGGAGAGCTGATGCTGGGTGGGTCCGATCCACAGTACTACACTGGGGACTTGCACTATGTCAACGTCACACGCAAGGCCTACTGGCAGATTGAGATGAATGG AGTTGATGTGGGCACCCAGCTGACTCTTTGCAAAACAGGCTGCCAGGCTATCGTTGACACGGGCACCTCCGTGATGGTTGGTCCCGTGGAGGAAATCCGAGCGCTGCAGAAAGCCATCGGAGCGCTGCCCCTGCTCATGGGAGAG TACTTAATTGACTGTAAGAAGATCGACACCCTCCCACTCATCTCCTTCAGCAttggtgggaagatgtttaaCCTGACTGGAGAAGATTATGTCATGAAG GAGTCGCAGATGGGGACTTCCATTTGCCTCTCGGGCTTCATGGCCATGGACATTCCGCCCCCTGCTGGGCCACTTTGGATCCTGGGAGATGTTTTCATCAGGAAGTACTATACCGTGTTTGACAGGAGTGCCGATCGCGTGGGCTTTGCACCAGCCAAGTAG